The proteins below come from a single Mauremys reevesii isolate NIE-2019 linkage group 6, ASM1616193v1, whole genome shotgun sequence genomic window:
- the PIGO gene encoding GPI ethanolamine phosphate transferase 3 isoform X2 — MQRWLVLLFLAWACFLFFSGIALFTSGFLLMRIELTNRSSCSDPLAAPAWAGQGVAPGACWMPQRVPKAVLLIIDALTFEFARFDPAKARPRPYENKLGFLHQLAGSQPRHARLYRFRADPPTTTMQRIKGITTGSLPTFIDVGSNFASYAIEEDNLLGQLVENGRRVVFMGDDTWDGLFPQKFFRSYFFPSFNVKDLHTVDDGILQHLYATVDGGEWDLLIAHFLGVDHCGHKHGPDHPEMAKKLTQMNEMLRSLVDHLANDTLLLVAGDHGMTETGDHGGDSEKEVNAALFVYSKTPLFGAHLPEEPETIPQVNLVPTLALLLGVPIPYSNIGEVMAELFSGDGGAASAALSQLSAYRINARQVDRFLHSYSLAAQDLPAERLRHLRELFSAALEEHDRLLAQVREGLPASPELEARLGRLVGRFQHYLREARAVCMESWARFHPLRMVAGCALIAASCLLCCVASELAAALDFSYRSRLLYPLLWGLAVAAVLGLARLLTREGLDLILVGSWSAAASQLAFFWHSWGRRPRRAHLAGVQPPVASAGLWQRLRAWQGLVLPMGILFIRCCAMFSDSFVVAEARVAPFLLASLAILLVGRLHWHGRLAAPEAPKQPPGSAFSQKESWQLLGLLALLLACLRLSGLFHQCREEIPHCQPSPFLAPLSSLQSTQAKNLFYLLCVASLAGLVYAVRRWLRHYGNLNSAGPLVLFVRWAFPLLAVWIACYWAVTSGAEDALGKLQELVQVALVGFPRAVYGLASLGLLLALWRPMTVFVKDSRESVGPIVTPYQGAPSAHAELQHVIPQIYRRMQESLKTQLDRGHRRATVAAYGLGSVYSAALVIVLTLLGLLLLSLHSERMSLAFLLLFLEGFVLLRLHAWLVSLAGDAEPFVVPWYAVTAWVFAATQFFYSTGHQPIFPAIHWHAAFVGFQEGHSTQLLPAVLVGANTFASHILFAVGCPLLLLWPFICEAPNSQRRKLKKELREELQEEEEPMMEMRLRESPERFSVALLQLGLKYLFVLGVQLLACVWAAMILRRHLMVWKVFAPKFLFEALGFIVSSICLLLGIFLVMRVDCAVSAWFEQLQPR; from the exons atgcagaggtggctggtgctgctCTTCCTGGCCTGGGCCTGTTTCCTCTTTTTCTCCGGCATCGCTCTCTTCACCAGCGGCTTCCTGCTCATGAGGATCGAGCTCACCAACCGCAGCTCCTGCTCGGACCCGCTGGCCGCCCCGgcctgggccgggcagggggTCGCTCCCGGCGCCTGCTGGATGCCCCAGCGCGTCCCCAAGGCCGTGCTGCTCATCATAGACGCCCTGACCTTCGAGTTCGCCCGCTTCGACCCAGCCAAGGCGCGGCCCCGGCCCTACGAGAACAAGCTGGGCTTCCTGCACCAGCTggccggctcccagccccgccacgCCCGGCTTTACCGCTTCCGAGCCGACCCGCCCACCACCACCATGCAGCGCATCAAGGGCATCACCACCGGCTCCCTGCCCACCTTCATCGACGTGGGCAGCAACTTCGCCTCCTACGCCATCGAGGAGGACAATCTGCTCGGGCAGCTGGTGGAGAACG GGAGGAGAGTGGTCTTCATGGGGGATGACACCTGGGATGGACTCTTTCCCCAGAAGTTCTTCCGCTCGTATTTCTTCCCGTCGTTTAACGTGAAGGATCTTCACACGGTGGACGATGGGATCCTGCAGCACCTCTACGCTACTG TGGATGGTGGTGAGTGGGACCTGCTGATCGCTCATTTCCTGGGTGTGGATCATTGTGGGCACAAGCATGGACCAGACCATCCAGAAATGGCCAAGAAACTCACCCAGATGAACGAGATGCTCAG GTCGCTGGTGGATCACCTGGCGAACGACaccctgctgctggtggcaggggACCATGGAATGACGGAGACTGGGGACCACGGAGGAGACAGCGAGAAGGAGGTGAACGCGGCACTCTTCGTGTACAGTAAAACACCTCTCTTTGGAGCCCACCTTCCCGAG GAGCCGGAAACCATCCCGCAGGTGAACCTGGTGCCCAcgctggccctgctgctgggcgTGCCCATTCCCTACAGTAACATCGGGGAGGTGATGGCTGAGCTGTTCTCGGGGGACGGCGGCGCTGCTTCGGCAGCACTCAGTCAGCTCTCGGCGTATCGCATCAATGCCAGACAG GTGGACCGTTTCCTGCACTCCTACTCGCTGGCTGCCCAGGACCtgccggctgagcggctccggcACCTGCGGGAGCTTTTCTCTGCCGCGCTGGAGGAGCACGACCGGCTGCTGGCCCAAGTGCGGGAGGGGCTGCCTGCATCGCCCGAGCTGGAGGCCAGGCTGGGGCGACTGGTTGGCCGCTTCCAGCATTACCTGCGGGAGGCCCGGGCCGTGTGCATGGAGTCCTGGGCCCGCTTCCACCCGCTGCGCATGGTGGCTGGCTGTGCGCTCATCGCCGCCTCCTGCCTGCTCTGCTGTGTCGCCTCGGAGCTGGCGGCGGCCCTGGACTTCTCCTACCGAAGCCGCCTCCTGTACCCGCTTCTCTGGGGCCTGGCGGTGGCGGCTGTGCTGGGGCTGGCCCGCCTGCTCACCAGGGAGGGGCTGGACCTCATTCTGGTGGGGTCGTGGTCGGCTGCCGCCTCCCAGCTGGCCTTCTTCTGGCACTCGTGGGGCCGCCGACCCCGTCGAGCCCATTTGGCTGGTGTCCAGCCGCCGGTGGCCAGCGCAGGCCTGTGGCAGAGATTGCGAGCGTGGCAGGGGCTGGTCCTCCCCATGGGCATCCTCTTCATCCGGTGCTGCGCCATGTTCTCCGACAGCTTCGTGGTGGCCGAGGCCCGGGTGGCTCCGTTCCTGCTCGCGTCCCTGGCCATCCTGCTGGTGGGCAGGCTGCACTGGCACGGCCGGCTGGCCGCTCCGGAAGCCCCCAAGCAACCCCCAGGCTCTGCCTTTTCCCAGAAGGAGAGCTGGCAGCTTCTGGGCCTCCTGGCCTTGCTCCTGGCCTGCCTGCGCCTCTCAGGCCTTTTCCACCAGTGCCGCGAGGAGATCCCGCACTGCCAGCCCTCGCCCTTCCTGGcccccctctccagcctgcaGAGCACTCAGGCCAAGAACCTCTTCTACCTCCTGTGCGTGGCCTCGCTGGCCGGGCTGGTCTACGCCGTGCGGCGCTGGCTGCGGCACTACGGGAACCTGAACAGCGCCGGCCCCCTGGTGCTCTTCGTGCGCTGGGCCTTCCCGCTGCTGGCCGTCTGGATCGCTTGCTACTGGGCCGTCACCTCGGGGGCGGAGGACGCGCTGGGCAAGCTGCAGGAGCTGGTGCAGGTGGCGCTGGTGGGCTTCCCACGGGCCGTCTACGGCCTGGCatccctggggctcctgctggcgCTGTGGAGGCCCATGACGGTGTTCGTGAAGGACAGCCGGGAGTCAGTGGGGCCCATTGTAACCCCGTATCAGGGGGCCCCCAGCGCCCACGCCGAGCTCCAGCACGTCATCCCACAGATCTACAGGAGGATGCAGGAGTCTCTGAAGACCCAGCTAGACAGGGGTCACCGGAGGGCCACGGTGGCAGCCTACGGCCTGGGGAGCGTGTACTCAGCCGCCCTGGTCATAGTGCTCACCCTGCTGGGCCTCCTCCTGCTCAGCCTGCACAGCGAGAGGATGAGCCTCGccttcctgctgctcttcctgGAGGGCttcgtgctgctgcggctccaCGCCTGGCTCGTCAGCCTCGCCGGGGACGCCG AGCCCTTCGTGGTCCCCTGGTACGCGGTCACTGCCTGGGTCTTTGCTGCCACCCAGTTCTTCTATTCCACGGGCCACCAGCCCATCTTCCCAGCCATCCACTGGCACGCAGCCTTCGTGGGCTTCCAGGAGGGCCACAGCACCCAGCTGCTGCCCGCTGTCCTGGTGGGGGCCAACACGTTCGCCTCCCACATCCTCTTTGCAG TTGGCTGccctctgctcctgctctggcCCTTCATCTGTGAGGCGCCCAACTCCCAGAGGAGGAAGCTGAAGAAGGAACTGCGGGAGGAgcttcaggaggaggaggagcccatGATGGAGATGCGGCTGCGGGAGTCTCCGGAGAGGTTCTCAGTGgctctgctgcagctggggctcaAGTACCTCTTTGTGCTTGGCGTGCAG